TCAACCGACCTGCCGCAAGGCCTGAGCGAAGTCGGCGATCAGATCGTCCGCATCCTCACAGCCGATCGAGATGCGCACCATATTGTCGCCGATGCCCAGTGCCTGCTTTCGCTCCGCGGGAACGGACAGGTGGGTCATTGCGGCGGGATGGCTGGCCAACGTCTCGGTGCCGCCCAGACTGACGGCCAGCTTGGCGATTTTGAGCGCATCGAGAAAAGCGAAGGCTTCCGCTTCGCCGCCTCTCAGGTAAAGCGAGAAGGTCGATCCCGCGCCGGTGCAATGGCGGCGATAGATGTCGGCCTGCCTCTCGGTTTCAGGAAAGCCCAGATAGACGATCTTCTCCACCTGCGGCTGGTCCTTCAGCCAGGTGCAGACCTTCTGCGCATTCTCTCCCGCCCGGCTCATCCGCAATTCCAGCGTCTCCAGGCTGCGCAGCAGCATCCAGGCGCTATGCGGGTCAAGGATGGTGCCGATCGTGTTGCGCATCAGGCGGATGCTGTTGATCAGCGCGTTGGTGCCCAGCACCCCGCCCGCGACCAGATCGCTATGGCCGCCAGCATATTTGGTCAGGCTGTAGATCACGAGGTCGGCGCCATGGGCCAGGGGCTTGAGCCACAATGGCCCCAGAAACGTGTTGTCGATCGCGACCGGGGGCACATGGGCGTCGCCCGCGAACCGCAAGTCGCGCTGCGCGACCACGGCCTCCACATCGACCAGCACGTTGGTAGGATTGGCCGGGCTTTCCAGATAGAGCAGGGCGACACGGCCCAATCCCTTGGCCTTTTCGATCACCGCGCCAATCTCGTCTTCGGTCGCGCCCGCAGGGAAATCGAGCCATTGCACCCCGAACTTGCCCAATATGCGTCCGATCAACGATTCGGTCGCAGCGTAAAGCGGCGCGCTATGCACGATGACATCGCCGGGCTGGACCAGCGCCAGCAAGGTCGTCGCGATCGCCGACATGCCGCTGGAAAAGAGGAGCGCGTCCTCCGCCTCTTCCCAGACCGACAGGCGATCCTCGCAAATCTCCTGATTGGGACCGTTGAAGCGGGAATAGACCAGACCTTCCGACCCGCCAGGGCGGATGCCGGTGACGCCTTCAAAATGGCGCTTGCCTGCGGCCGCGCTTTCGAAAGCGAAAGTGGAGGTCAGGAAGATGGGCGGCTTGAGCGACCCTTCCGATAGGGTCGGGTCATAGCCATGACCCATCATCAAGGTGGCGGGCTTCAATTTGCGGCCGTCGATTTCCATGATCGGGGCCTTGGGGCGGCGGCGGTTGCGCGGGGCTTCCACGCCGGTGAGGTCGGCTTCCGAAAGATCGGGCGAAAGATCGGGCGGGGTGTCGCCGGTCATATCATATCTCCTGCTGTAGCGGCATCTGCTGCGTCGCTGTCATGAACAGGAGTCTATGCAGGGTGGGACCCAAGGGCCAGAGGCTGGGTAAGATTATTTCTTGGCGCTATATGATTATTCCGTGCTCGCCACCGGATCAGGCGACCAGCCCCTCCTCCACTTCGACATCAACGGGGGCTTTGTCAGGCGTGGGCACGGGATGCGTCGGGCAAATCCGCGCGACATTCAGCGTCTGCGCATAGAAACCCCACCATTGCGTCCAGAAGACCGCAGGCATGAACCAGATATCGAACAGGACATCCGGCGTGGGTGCTGGGCTGTGAGTCTCGGTCATGGGCCACTTCCTCTCTCGCTGAGCCTATATCGTGCAGCCCCCTTATAGGTTCCAAAAAGCAGGGCGCTGCACCGGCGTGAAGGCGTTGCGCAATCTAACAGCGCGGCAACGGGATAGCAAAACAGGCAGACCGTGACAGACGCACCATGGCGACCTACATCCGGACGATGCAGCTTTGTCTCCCCGCCATCGTCGACGACTGGTTTGCGACGCGCGGATGGCAGCCGCGCGCCCACCAATTGGACATGCTGGCGGCGGCGGACCGGGGCGACCATGCATTGCTGGTCGCGCCAACCGGCGCGGGCAAGACGCTGGCGGGCTTCCTGCCGACGCTGGCGGACCTCATCAGCCATCCCACGGATCGGCTGCACACCCTCTATGTCTCCCCCTTGAAGGCGCTGGCGGTGGACGTTCGCCGCAATCTGCTGACCCCGATCGAGGAAATGGGGCTGCCGATCAGCGTCGAAACGCGCACCGGCGATACTCCCTCCGATCGCAAGGCGCGCCAGCGCGTCCGCCCGCCGCAGATATTGCTGACCACGCCCGAATCGCTGTCGCTCCTGCTCAGCTATCCCGATGCCGCCCTGCTCTTTTCGGACCTGAAGACGGTGATCGTGGATGAGGTCCACGCCTTCGCCACGCAAAAGCGCGGCGATCTGCTGAGCCTTTCCATGGCGCGCTTGCAGACGATCAATCCGGCGCTGCGCCGCGTGGCGCTGTCCGCCACGGTCGCGGACATCGACGCCTATCGGGCCTGGCTGGCGCCCGATGGGGATATCGACACGGTAACGGCGGTGCTGGGCGAAGCGGGCGCGGCGCCGAACGTCGCCATCCTCATCCCCGAAGGGCGCGTCCCCTGGTCCGGCCATTCGGGCAAATATGCGGCCAAACAGGTGATGGCGGAGATAGAGGCGCGGCAGACGACGCTCGTCTTTTGCAACACGCGGGGCCTGGCCGAACTTATCTTTCAGGAACTCTGGTCGGCGAACGACGCGAACCTGCCGATCGCCATCCACCATGGCAGCCTGTCGATCGAGGCACGGCGGAAGGTCGAATCGGCCATGGCGGCGGGCAAGCTGCGCGCGCTGGTGGCGACCGCTTCGCTGGACCTGGGCGTCGACTGGGGCAATGTCGATTGCGTGATCCAGATGGGGGCGCCCAAGGGGTCGTCCCGCCTGCTCCAGCGGATCGG
This window of the Sphingobium sp. CR2-8 genome carries:
- a CDS encoding cystathionine gamma-synthase family protein, which produces MTGDTPPDLSPDLSEADLTGVEAPRNRRRPKAPIMEIDGRKLKPATLMMGHGYDPTLSEGSLKPPIFLTSTFAFESAAAGKRHFEGVTGIRPGGSEGLVYSRFNGPNQEICEDRLSVWEEAEDALLFSSGMSAIATTLLALVQPGDVIVHSAPLYAATESLIGRILGKFGVQWLDFPAGATEDEIGAVIEKAKGLGRVALLYLESPANPTNVLVDVEAVVAQRDLRFAGDAHVPPVAIDNTFLGPLWLKPLAHGADLVIYSLTKYAGGHSDLVAGGVLGTNALINSIRLMRNTIGTILDPHSAWMLLRSLETLELRMSRAGENAQKVCTWLKDQPQVEKIVYLGFPETERQADIYRRHCTGAGSTFSLYLRGGEAEAFAFLDALKIAKLAVSLGGTETLASHPAAMTHLSVPAERKQALGIGDNMVRISIGCEDADDLIADFAQALRQVG